Proteins encoded within one genomic window of Humulus lupulus chromosome 1, drHumLupu1.1, whole genome shotgun sequence:
- the LOC133828781 gene encoding uncharacterized protein LOC133828781 — MRDFKSELTTEYIKPLAEMGMMEELKFPPKRYSDIIDEREWLQFVTSRLSPEFQIVHQEQKNCALLMKSRHRTSRRGMANIREDLKKERNIQNPERYQVWLRSREKNKVLVTELDRQIAEKIEDVKEKVIRGEITAQGRDDILTQAHCDHFQNVWKKT, encoded by the exons atgagagattttaaaagtgaactcactaccgagtacatcaaacctttggctgaaatgggtatgatggaagaactcaaatttcccccaAAGAGGTATAGCGATATAATTGACGAGAGAGAATGGTTACAATTTGTAACTAGTCGTCTAAGTCCAGAGTTTCAAATagtgcatcaagaacaaaaaaactgtgcattactaatgaagtcaaggcatcgaacctctcgtagaggaatggctaatataagagaagatttg aaaaaagaacgaaatattcaaaatccagagaggtatcaagtttggcttagatcgcgtgaaaaaaataaagttcttgtgacAGAGCTAGACCGACAAATTGCCGAAAAGATA gaggaCGTCAAAGAAAAAGTGATTCGTGGAGAAATTACAGCTCAGGgtcgagatgacatcttgactcaa gCTCACTGCGACCAtttccaaaatgtttggaaaaaaacataa
- the LOC133825942 gene encoding monooxygenase 2-like, translated as MEVVEDVVIVGAGIAGLATAVALTRVGVKALVLERSDGLRATGAALILSRNAWLALDALGVSHKLNFMYPFIKEAYITNLESGAIQEISAARRASGNGGTRSRAVHRKALLETLAGELPTNSIRFSSKLTEIETESHLSSSIAVVHLEDRTVIKAKVLIGCDGVHSMVASSLGIAAPIHSGRSAVRGLAVFPQGHCLKDEMHQFIGTGRRAGLVPVNDKEIYWFFTCASPDKDLLSGDPRVIQREVIEKYAKDFPELYLDVVKHTDLSTLTWAPLMFRYPWNVAFGNLSKQNITVAGDAMHPMTPDLGQGGCAALEDAVVLGRHIATSILQNGGLDHAKMVETLANYIEERRWRATWLITWSYLTGWVQEGGSLWGLKFVRDAIFYGLIFKNIGSLMEYDCGKLPIFPFLEESD; from the exons ATGGAAGTGGTGGAAGATGTGGTTATAGTGGGAGCAGGGATTGCTGGATTAGCGACTGCGGTAGCACTGACGAGAGTGGGGGTTAAGGCATTGGTTTTGGAGAGATCAGATGGGCTTAGAGCCACAGGTGCAGCCTTGATCCTTTCCCGTAATGCTTGGCTTGCCCTTGATGCCCTTGGTGTTTCTCACAAGCTCAACTTCATGTATCCCTTCATCAAAGA GGCTTACATAACCAATTTGGAAAGTGGAGCAATTCAAGAAATTTCTGCCGCTAGAAGAGCCAGTGG CAATGGTGGAACTAGATCCAGAGCAGTACATCGTAAAGCCTTACTTGAGACTCTAGCAGGCGAATTGCCAACTAACTCGATCCGTTTCTCTTCCAAGCTAACCGAAATTGAAACAGAGTCACATTTGAGTTCATCAATTGCTGTGGTTCATTTGGAAGATAGAACTGTCATCAAAGCAAAG GTTCTGATTGGTTGTGACGGGGTACACTCGATGGTAGCGAGTTCATTGGGAATCGCAGCACCTATCCATTCGGGTCGTTCAGCAGTTCGTGGATTGGCTGTGTTTCCTCAAGGTCATTGCCTGAAAGATGAAATGCACCAGTTCATAGGTACAGGAAGAAGGGCTGGTCTGGTTCCTGTTAATGACAAAGAGATTTATTGGTTCTTTACATGTGCATCTCCCGATAAAG ATCTCTTGTCAGGAGACCCAAGAGTAATACAACGAGAAGTAATTGAGAAGTATGCCAAGGATTTTCCCGAGCTGTATCTCGACGTTGTTAAGCACACAGATCTGTCGACATTGACATGGGCTCCATTAATGTTTAGATATCCATGGAATGTTGCATTTGGGAACTTAAGCAAGCAGAACATCACAGTGGCTGGCGATGCAATGCATCCCATGACGCCTGATTTAGGACAAGGAGGTTGTGCAGCACTTGAAGATGCTGTGGTCTTGGGAAGGCACATTGCGACGTCAATACTGCAGAATGGAGGACTTGACCATGCAAAAATGGTTGAAACATTAGCAAATTACATCGAGGAAAGAAGGTGGCGAGCAACTTGGTTGATAACATGGTCTTATTTAACTGGGTGGGTACAAGAAGGAGGCTCTCTTTGGGGGTTGAAGTTCGTAAGGGATGCCATATTTTATggattgatttttaaaaatattggTAGTCTTATGGAGTATGATTGTGGGAAACTGCCTATTTTTCCTTTTTTGGAAGAATCAGACTAG